The proteins below are encoded in one region of Erinaceus europaeus chromosome 15, mEriEur2.1, whole genome shotgun sequence:
- the TMEM248 gene encoding transmembrane protein 248, whose amino-acid sequence MFNINPLENLKLYISSRPPLVVFMISVSAMAIAFLTLGYFFKIKEIKSPEMTEDWNTFLLRFNDLDLCVSENETLKHLTNDTTTPESTMTSGQARTSTQSPQALEESGPANISVAITLTLDPLKPFGGYSRNVTHLYLTILGHQIGLSGREAHGEINITFTLPTAWSSDDCALHGHCEQVVFTTCMTLTASPGVFPVTVQPPHCVPDTYSNATLWYKIFTTARDANTKYAQDYNPFWCYKGAIGKVYHALNPKLTVIVPDDDRSLINLHLMHTSYFLFVMVITMFCYAVIKGRPSKLRQSNPEFCPEKVALADA is encoded by the exons ATGTTCAACATCAACCCCCTGGAGAACCTGAAGCTGTACATCAGCAGTCGGCCTCCCCTGGTGGTCTTCATGATCAGCGTGAGCGCCATGGCCATAGCTTTTCTGACTCTGGGCTATTTCTTCAAAATCAAAGAGATTAAGTCACCGGAAATGACAGAG GATTGGAACACTTTTCTGCTACGATTTAATGATTTGGACTTATGTGTATCAGAGAATGAAACATTAAAGCATCTCACAAACGATACCACAACTCCGGAAAGCACGATGACCAGCGGGCAGGCCAGGACATCCACCCAGTCCCCACAGGCCCTGGAGGAGTCAGGCCCAGCTAACATCTCAGTTGCAATCACCCTAACCCTGGACCCACTCAAGCCTTTCGGAGGGTACTCTCGCAATGTCACCCATCTGTACTTGACCATTTTAGGGCATCAGATTGGACTTTCAG GCAGGGAAGCCCACGGAGAGATAAATATTACCTTTACCCTGCCTACTGCTTGGAGCTCGGACGACTGTGCCCTTCATGGTCACTGTGAGCAGGTGGTGTTCACAACCTGCATGACACTGACAGCCAGCCCTGGTGTCTTTCCTGTCACCGT ACAGCCACCACACTGTGTTCCCGACACGTACAGCAATGCCACGCTCTGGTATAAGATCTTCACAACTGCCAGAGATGCCAACACGAAATATGCTCAAGATTACAATCCTTTCTGGTGTTATAAGGGGGCCATTGGAAAAGTCTACCATGCTTTAAATCCCAAGCTCACTGTTATTGTTCCAGAT GATGACCGTTCATTAATAAACTTGCACCTCATGCACACCAGTTACTTCCTCTTTGTGATGGTGATAACGATGTTTTGCTATGCTGTTATCAAAGGCAGACCCAGCAAATTGCGTCAGAGCAATCCTGAATTTTGTCCTGAGAAG GTGGCTTTGGCTGATGCCTAA